The following DNA comes from Stigmatella erecta.
CCTGCACCACGCGCTGGCCCCGCACGCACTGGCCCAGGTCCTTGTCCGGGGTGAGCAGCCGCACCTGCTCCACCTGATCCGCCCAGCGCGCCGCCGCGGTGGCCAGCGCATCGTCCGCCTCGTGGTCCTTCATGGACCAGGCAGTGACGCCCAGCGCGCGCACGGCCTCCTCGGCCAGGTCGAACTGCGCGAGCAGCTCCGGGGGCACGCCCTCCTCGGACTTGTAGCCCGCGAACAGCGCGTTGCGGAACGAGCGGATGGGGTTATCGAAGGCCACCGCCAGGTGCGTCACCGCCTCGGCCTTGTCGTGCAAGAGCGCGAGCAGCGAGGACATCAACCCCACGGTGGCCTTCACGTCCTGCCCATCCGGCGCCTCGTGCCCCGGCCGGGGCGAGAAGTGCGCGCGAAACAGCTCATACGTTCCGTCAACCAGGTGCAGACGCATGGGGGAGACCTTGGCAACCGGGCTGGCTGGAGAGCAAGCGTCCTCGCGCGAGGCGGGTTGCTGGCCTGTCCTTCCGTCCCCACCTCATGGGCCATGGGGTGGCCCGGCATCCCGGGCGTTTTGCCCGGAGGGAAGACCATGCGCAACACGCTTCTGGCCGCGGTCCTGGCACTGGGCGCTTCGGCGTGTGCCACGGCCCAGGTGAAGTCCGAGGCCCCCACGGCCCGGCTGGCCGAGTCCACCGCGACGGTGCGCGCCGCGCGGGAGGCCGGGGCGGCCGTGGTGCCCGAGGCCGCCACCTACCTGGGGTTTGCCCAGCAGCAGGTGCTCCAGGCCGAGGCGCTGATGGCCCGGGGCGAGCACGAGGCGGCGGACCTTCAGTTGCGGCAGGCGGTGGCGGATGCGCGGCTGGCGTTCGCGCTGGCCCAGGCGGTGCCATTGGAAAACGAGGCGCGGCAACTGGCCGAGCAGGCCGAGCGCCTGCGGCGCGGACTGCGCTGAAGCCTAAGGGGAGTTACGGCATGCGACGGTGGAAACGATGGGTGTGGGGCTGTGCGGGGGCCGCCGGGCTGATGTCGGGGTGCATGGCGCACGGCCCGCCGCCGCGGGAACTCGTGGATGCCCGGACGGCCTACCAGCGCGTCTCGGTGAACCCCACCGTGCGCCAGCAGAGCGCGGAGCCGCTGACGGAGGCGTACCACGCGCTGCTCGCGGCCGAGCGCGAGTACGACCGCTCCAAGGACTCGGCGAAGACGCGCTCGCTTGCGTACGTGGCGCTGCGCAAGGCGCAGCTCGCGGAGACCCAGGCCAGCATCGCCGTGGCCCAGCACCAGCGGTCCGTGGCCGCCCAGGCGCTGCGGCAGACGCAGGAAGCGCAGCGCCGGCAGTCCCAGGCCCAGCTCGACGCGGCCCAGCAGCAGCTCCTGGAGGCCCGGCGGCTCCGGGATGAGGCGGCGCAGCTCGCCGAGGCGCGGCGCCTCCAGTCGCAGACCGCCCAGCTCCAGCAGGAGGCCCAGCGCCGCCAGGAGGAGATGGACCGGCTCGCCCAGGCCCAGCGCCAGCAGACCGAGGCGGGCGCCCAGGCCCAGCGCCTGGCCCAGGTGGAGCAGGAGCTGGAAGCGGAGCGGCGCGCGCGCGCCGAGGCCGAGGCCCGCGCCAACCAGGAGCGCGAGGCCCGCGCCCAGGCCGAGGCCCAGGCCGCCACGGCCCTGGAGGGGCTCGCGCGCCAGGGCCAGGTGAAGGTGAGCGAGGACGCGCGCGGCACGGTGCTGACGCTCTCGGGCAGCGTGCTGTTCGCCTCGGGGGCCACGGACCTGCTGCCCTCCGCGCGCGACCGGCTCGTCGAGGTGGCCGAGGCCCTGAAGCCCACCGGCAACACCCTCACCATCGAGGGCCACACGGATGCCCAGGGCTCGGATTCTACCAACGAGATGCTGTCCCTGCGCCGCGCGGAGCGCGTCCGGGACTTCCTGGTGACCCAGGGCGTGCCCGCCGGGCGCGTCGAGGTGCGCGGCATGGGCGAGTACCGCCCGGTGGCCAGCAACGGCACCGCCGAGGGACGCGCCAACAACCGCCGCGTGGAGATCATCCTCCAGCGCAACGAGCCCACCGGCATCGGCGGCAGCGGACGGGGGAGCCCGCGCTGACCCCCACTTTCCGACATAAGCGGAAAATCACGCTATCTCTCGAATTCTCTTTTCAGTTAGCCTCCGGGGCATGGGTACGAATCGTCTCGTCCTGGAGGGGCCCCGGGGCTTCTCCCGCTCCGGCCCGGCCCATGAGTTCGGCCCGGTGGTGCTGGACACCGAGCGGCTGCGGCTCGTGATGTTGCCGCCGGACGCCGCCGGACGTGTGTTGGCCTATCACCAGGTGAACGAGAAGCACCTGGGCCCCGTCTCGCCGGCGCGCCCGCCCACGTTCTTCACGCTGATGTACTGGCGGACGCGGCTGGCGCAGGACCGGGAGGACTTCCGCAACGACCTGGCGCTGCGGCTCTACCTGCTGCCCAAGGACGCGCCGGAGTCCAGCGCCCCGGTGGTGGGCACGGTGAGCTTCACGAGCATCCGCCGCGGCCCCCTGCAGAACTGCGAGCTGGGGTACGGGCTGGACTTCCGGTACGAGGGCAAGGGGCTGATGACCGAGGCGCTCCGGGCCGCGTGCGCCTACGCCTTCGCGGGCCTGGGGCTGCACCGCATCCAGGCCACCCACCTGCCCGAGAACCTGCGCAGCGCGGCGGTGCTGCGCAGGCTGGGGTTCGCGGTGGACGGCTACGCGCGGGACTACCTGCTCATCAACGGGCGCTGGAGAGACCACATCCTCACCTCGCTCGTGGCCCCGCCCCCCACGTCCCCGGAGCCCTGAGCCTCAGCGGGCGCGCTGGGTCATCTCGAAGAGCGCGCGCGCCTGCGGCCCCAGGAAGCCGTCGAACCCGGCCGCGCGCTGGGCGATCTCGAAATAGGCATAGGGCCAGGCGCGCACGCCGCCCTCCTCGAGGGCCACGTCCAGCGGTGCCGCGTGGGTGGCGGTCTGCCGCAGCACCCCGCCCCGCTCCCCCTCGATGTCCGCCTTCATCGGCACGCCCGCCTCGCGCATGCGCTGCTGCCACGCCTCCACGTCATCCACCGAGCCGGTGAAGTGGTTCACCTTGCGGCCGAACGCCAGCAGCCAGGCGCCGTACTGGGACTCCTTCTCCAGCTCCAGCAGCGCGGCCTCCCGGGGCGGCGGCGGCGCCCCGAACCACCCGGCCAGCGCCTCCACGTCCGTGGGCGGCGGCGGATCCTCGGGCAGCGTGGCGAGCAGCTCCCGCGCGCGGGGCGACAGCTCCTCTGCCTTCAGCTCGGAGAGGAACACCCGGGGCAGCCCCTCCGGGTGGGCCATGTAGAGGGCGGCGAGGTGCGTCTCCGGGAAGGTGTACTCCCCGGCGCGCTTCCAGCCCAGGCGCGCGAAAACCGCCTCGAGGCGGGCAATGCCTCCGCCGGGCCGGGCCAGGGAGCGGAACGCCACATGGTCATTGCGGAAGCTGCCGCCCGACAGCGTCACGAAGGTCCGCGCGAAGGGCACTTCGGCGGCGTAGCGGTTCCACAACAACTCCAGCAGGCGCGAGGCGTCAGGGCTCATGGGACGTGCGTCATAGCGGGCCGCCCGCCGCCCGGCGAGCCCCCGGCGCTCAGCGCGGCCGGTAGCCCGAAGCCCCCTCCAGCGCCGCGCACAGACGCGTTGACGATGGCCTCCACGCGCTGCTCCAGCAGATCTCCCTCGACAATGCGAATCATTCCCATGCCTCCCGGCCCGCTGCGTCCGTCGTCCTCCGCGGCACGTTGGGACCGCAAAGACTGTCACGGCCTCAACGCCCTTCTGCCCTCCCCTTCAGACAGTGAGCCTCTCACCTACACAGGGGTCCAGGGGGGGGGAGGGGGGGGGCCTTGCGCGGCGGAGCCAATTGCTGGCTTATTCCGCTCTCGGTGAGGGACCGGATGCGCGGCCGACAGCGACGCACTTTAGATGATCTGTTGCGCGAAGCAGACCTTCGCGAGAACGATGGAATCTTCCTCAGGGCCACGGCCCTCTGGAAGTGGGCCCTGTGGCTCGAACCCAAGCGGACGGAGCTCCACGAGCGTTTGGCCAGCACCTACGAGCGCATGGACCTGCGCATCGAGGCGCGGGAGCACCTGCGCAAGGCCGCCTCGCACTACACCATCCTGGGCGACGTGGACCGGCTGGTGCGCACCATGGAGCGCCTCCAGGTGCTCTCCCCGGGCAAGTAACCCGCCCCCCGGCCGCCTGCCCCACCGCGGGCGGCTGATCCCCGGTTTCTCCCCCCCGAGCCCTGCGTTGTCCCCTGGGCCGCTGCGCGCCTGTGGAGTTGACCTCGCGCGTCAGCGTGTGTTACCGACCGGTCGGTAGGTCAATTCCGGCCGGGCCGCTCAGGTGGAGGACAATTCATGACACCCGTGGGACGCAAACCGGATGACGGGGAGCGGTACCGGTTCATCCTGGAGACGGCCGCGCGGCTCATCTGCGAGCGCAGCTACGAGGGCACCTCCATGCAGGAGATCGCCGCGGCGTGCCGGATGACGAAGGCGGGGCTCTACCACCACATCCAGAACAAGGAGCAGCTGCTCTTCGCCATCATGAACTACGGCATGGACCTGTTCGAGGAGCAGGTCCTGGCGAAGGTGCGCGACATCGCGGACCCGGTGGAGCGGCTGCGCTCGTGCATGCGGCGCAACATCGAGCTGGTGACGCAAGGGGTGAGCAAGGAGGTCATCATCATCCTGCACGAGCACGCCACGCTCACGGGCGAGGCGCGCGAGTACATCGACGGGCGCAAGAAGCGCTACGTGCGCTTCATCGAGGACGCGTTCGCCGAGGCGGTGAAGGCCGGGCGCTTCCGGCCCATGGACCCCACCATCGTGGCCTTCTCGTTCCTGGGCATGGTGCTGTGGGTCTACAAGTGGTTCAAGCCGGACGGCCGGATGACCGAGCAGCAGATCTCCGACGGCATGGTGGACCTGTTCTTCGCGGGGCTGGCGCCCGCGGGCGCGGCGGCCCCGGGCCTGTCGCTGGTCCCCCCCTCCGCTCCGAAAGAGGAGGCATCATGAAATCCCACGGCTGGCGGCCCCTGGCCGAGGCGGTTGCATCCATTCCGGACGGCGCGTGGCTGGCCCCCGGCGGCTTCATGCTCGGCCGGGCGCCCATGGCGCTGGTGCTGGAGCTGATCGCCCAGAAGCGCCGGGGCCTGCGCGTCCTGTCGCTGCCCAACCCCCTGCCCGCCGAGTTCCTCGTGGCCGGCGGGTGCCTGGCCCACGTGGAGCTGCCCTTCGGCGCGCTCAACCTGGAGGGCCGGGTGCGCCCCATGCCCTGCCTCAAGCGCGCCATCGAGCAGAACCGCCTGTCCTGGCGCGAGCACGACGGGTACCGCGTGGTGCAGCGGCTGCGCGCCGCCGCCATGGGGCTGCCGTTCCTGCCCGCCCCGGACACGGATGTGTCGGCGCTGGCCTCGGCCGAGCCCCCGCGCCTGGTGGTGGACCCGTTCACCGGCCAGAGCCTCCCCGTCGAGCAGGCCTTCTACCCGGACGTGGCGCTGGTGCACGCGCAGGCCGCCGACGAGCGCGGCAACCTCTTCATCGAGGACCCCACCACGGACCTGCTCGTGGCGGGCGCCGCGCGCCGGGTCATCGCCACCGCCGAGACGCGCGTGCCCAAGCTGTCGCGCGTCACCGTGCCCGGCTTCCAGGTGGAGAGCGTGTCGCTCGCCCCGCGCGGCGCGCTGCCCACCGGGTGCCTGGGCCTGTACCCGCATGATGACGCCGCGCTCGCGCGCTACCTGGAGCTGGCGGAGGCCGGCCGCGAAGCCGAGTTCCTCGATGGCCTGCTGGCCGCCCGGAGGGCCGCATGAGCACCCCTGTGGAAGCCACCCCCGCGGAGACCGTCGTCGCCCTGCTGGCGCGCGAAATCGAGGATGGCGCCGTCGTCGCCACCGGCGTCGCCTCGCCCCTGGCCATCCTGGCCATCGCCGTGGCGCGCGCCACCCACGCGCCCCGCCTCACGTACCTGGCGTGCGTGGGCTCGCTGGACCCGGACCTGCCCACGCTGCTGCCCTCCTCGGAGGACCTGGGCTACCTGCTCGGGCGCTCGGCGGAGGTCACCATCGCGGACCTCTTCGACCACTCCCGGCGCGGCCGGGTGGACACCGTCTTCTTCGGCGCGGCCGAGGTGGATGCCCGGGGCCGCACCAACATGACGGCCGCGGGCAGCCTGGAGCGCCCCCGGGTGAAGTTCCCCGGCGTGGCCGGCGCCGCCACGCTCCGGCAGTGGGTGCGCAGGCCCGTCTTGATTGTCCCCAGGCAGTCGCGCCGCAACCTCGTGCCCGAGGTGCAGGTGGCCACCACGCAGGATCCGCGCCGCCCCGTGCGCCTCATCTCGGACCTGGGCGTCTTCGAGCTGGGCGCGGAAGGCGCGCGCCTGCACGCCCGCCACGCCTGGGCCACGCCCGCGGGCATCTCCGAGCGCACCGGCTTCAGCTTCTCGGTGGCCTCCCCGCTGCCCGTCACCCCTCCGCCGGATGCGCGCACGCTGGAGGCCATCCGCACCATCGATTCTCACGGCTTCCGCGACCAGCTCGTCGGGGCCTGACACCGCACCCCAACCCAGGGAGTCATCAGGAATGAAGGCTGTCGTTCTTCGAGAGTTTGGCGCCGCGAGCAACCTGCGGATGGAGAGCGTTCCCATGCCCCGTCCGGGCCGGGGCGAGCTGCTCGTCCGGGTGCGCGCCTGCGGGGTGTGCTACCACGACGTCATCAACCGCCGGGGCAACCTGCCGCGCACGCACGTGCCCGCCATCCTCGGCCACGAGGCGGCCGGCGAGGTGGTGGAAGTGGGCCCCGACACCCCGGGCTGGAAGGTGGGCGACCGGGTGGCCACGCTCCAGCGCATGTCCTGCGGGGACTGCGCCCTGTGCCGCACCGGCCGCAACAGCCTGTGCCGCAAGGACAACCGCTTCTTCGGCGAGGAGCTGCCCGGCGGCTACGCGCAGTACCTCGTGGCCCCCGTGCTCGGCGTGGGCCGGGTGCCGGAGAACATGCCCTGGGAGGTGGCCGCCACCGCGTGCTGCACCACCGGCACCGCAGTGCACACCGTGCGCACCCGCGGCCGGGTGCAGCCCGGCGAGACGGTGCTCATCACCGGCGCCAGCGGCGGCGTGGGGCTGTCCGCGGTGCAGCTGTGCAAGGCGGACGGCGCGCGCGTCATCGCCGTCACCTCCGGCGAGGCCAAGGCCCAGGCGCTGCACGAGGCCGGCGCCGCCGAGGTCATCATCTCCCGCGGGCTCGACTTCGCCGCCGAGGTGCGCAAGCGCACCGGGGGCGAGGGCGTGAACATGGCCGTGGAAATCGTCGGCAGCGCCACCTTCGACCAGACGCTCAAGTCGCTGGCCCCCGGCGGCCGCCTGGTGGTGGTGGGCAACCTCGAGTCCGGCGTGGTGAACCTCAACCCCGGCCTCGTCATCGTGAAGGAGCTGGAAATCATCGGCGCCTACGCCACCACGAGCGCCGAGCTGGATGACGCGCTGAAGCTCACCGCCGCCGGCACCGTGCGCCCCTTCGTCTCCGAGGCCGTGCCCCTGGCCGACGCCGGCCGCGCTCACTTCCGCCTGGAAAACAGGGAAATCGCGGGACGCCTGGTTCTGATCCCCCCCGATTTACAGTGAAGTCAGATTAGATTACTATGGCTGGACAGTATCCGCCAGGAAGAGAACAGACGATGAAGAAACAGGTTGGAATCGAAGCGTTGGCCATCGCCGTCCCCCGCCGCTACGTGGACATCGAGGAGCTGGCGCGCGCCCGAGGGGTGGATCCTGCCAAGTACACCGCGGGGCTGGGCGCCAAGGAGATGGCGGTCGCGGACCCGGGCGAGGATGCGGTGGCGCTGGCGGCGTCGGCCGCCGCTCGGCTGATGCGCACCCACGCGGTGGACCCGGCCAAGCTGGGCATGCTGGTGGTGGGCACCGAGACGGGCGTGGACCACTCCAAGCCGGTGGCCTCCCACGTGCAGGGCCTCCTGAAGCTGCCCAGCAGCATGCGCGTGTATGACTCGCAGCACGCCTGCTACGGCGGCACCGCGGGCCTGATGGCGGCGGTGGAGTGGATCGCCTCGGGAGCGGCCGCCGGCCGCTCCGCGATGGTCATCTGCTCGGACATCGCCCGGTACGGGCTCAACACGCCCGGCGAGCCCACGCAGGGTGGCGGCGCGGTGGCGCTGCTCGTCTCCGAGCAGCCGGACCTGCTCGCCGTGGACGTGGGGCTCAACGGCGCGTGCAGCATGGACGTGTATGACTTCTGGCGCCCCATCGGCCGCCGCGAGGCGGTGGTGGACGGGCACTACTCCATCAAGTGCTACACGGACGCGCTCTCGGGGGCGTACCGCAACTGGCGCGAGCGGGCGCTGGCGCACGAGGTGGTGCGCTGGGGCGCGACGATGCCCGGCGAGCAGCTGGCGCGCATCCTCTACCACGTGCCGTTCTGCAAGATGGCGCGCAAGGCGCACACCCAGCTGCGGCTGTGTGACATCGAGGACGCGCCCAACGCCCCGGCCTCCACGCCCGAGGGGCGCGAGGAGCTGGCCAAGTCGAGCGCGAGCTACAACGCCCAGGTGGCCAGCTCGCTGGACCTGAACGCGCGCGTGGGCAACGTGTACACCGCCTCGCTGTACCTGGCGCTCGCGGGCCTGCTGAACACGGAAGGCGCGGCGCTCGCGGGCCAGCGCGTGGGCCTGCTGTCCTACGGCAGCGGCTGCGCCTCGGAGTTCTACTCCGGCGTGGTGGGCGACAAGGCGGCGAAGCGCATGGCGACGACCAACGTGGAGGCGGTCATGGCCAAGCGCGAGCGCGTCTCGGTGGCGGAGTACGAGCGCATCATGAACCTGTCCTACGAGAACCCCGAGCCCCTGCCGCCCCAGGCGGGCGAGTTCCGGCTCTCGGAGATCCGCGACCACAAGCGCCTCTACACCCAGGGCCCGGCCTAACGGTTTCCCCCCGGGGCCCAGAGGAGCAGCTTTCGCCTCTGGGCCGTGGGTTCGCAGGGCCTACTTCTGCGGCGAAACGCCCTGGGTGCACTGGCGCAGGAGCTGCTCGGCGCCGAGCCGGTTGATGAGGTTGGAGAGGTTCTCCAGCGAAGCCCGGTCCACCTGCTCGTCGGCCTTCGGCACGTCCAGCACGAGCCGCCGCTCCCGGGGCGCCACGCCCCCCTCCACCACCGGGAAGTCCAGGCGGGCCAGCAGCTCGCAGGGCTCCGTCACGAGTCCCCCCGCCGGCGGCCTCACCGTCTGCGTGGAGCGCAGGGACAGCGTGTACTGCTGCGTCACCTCGTCCCGGCTGACGCGGGCCTCCACGGGCACATCGCGCCCGCCGGGGCACTTCAGCACGTCGGCCTGCACCGCCATCTCCCGCTGCCGGTCGATGGGGTTGCCCACGTCGTTGAGATCAAACGGCACCTCCCACTTCCAGCGCACCAGCGCCCCCGAGGGCTCGGGCGTGGGCACGAGCGAGGCGAACCGGGGCGTCCACTGCGGATTCGGGTTCGACTGGAACTGGAGGTTCTCCGGGGTGAAGGACAGCGCCACGCGCTCCCCGCCCACGGTGATGGCCAGGTCGCTCGTGAGGGTGTAGCGGATGGCGGGCGGGCCGGAGGCGACGATGAAGCTGTTCTTCGGCATGCCCCGGACGACGAAGGTGCACTGCGGCACGCCCTGGGTGGTGTTCACCGAGGGCAGCCCCAGCACCGAGGGCAGGCCCTCGTAGAGCGCCGGGGTGACGCCGCTCACCTCCCAGCGCGCCAGACACATGGTCGAGGGAATCCCCGCCAGGGTGAAGCGGTGCTCGTGCACCTTGCCGCTGGTGAGCCGCTCGGGAGGCTCCAGCCCCGTGGGCGTGTAGAGGGTGCGGAACGCGGCCTGAATGGCCTTGGGGTCCTCCAGGGGCCGGAACGCGCTCTCGTTCAGGGAAGGGATGAGCGTCTTGAAGCTCTCCTCGCTGTACTCGCTGCTGCCCTCGTAGCGCGAGGCCGAGGAGAGGCGGCCCGAGATCACCCCCGTGCCCCCGCCCATGCTCGCGTCGATGCTGAGCTTCGTACCGGTGGTCTGCGCCGCCGCGCCGAGCAGCACCGCCCCCTTGAAGGCCTTGAGCACGTAGGCGGGGCCCTGCAGCAGCTCCGGCGAGCGCCGGTAGCGCTCCCACAGGAGCATCCGCGCGTACACGGAGCGCGCGCCGCCGCCGTCCAGCATGTCCGCGAAGGGGGACTCGAAGAAGCCGGTGGCGAGGCTCGCGCGGCCGCCCGCGCTGAGCTGGGCATCGAGCGCGGACTGCACCGAGGCGAGCGGCAGGGAGACGCCGCCGCCTGAGTTGGCGCTCACGTAGGTGGCACACGACTGCCGGTACAGGATGGCGTCGATGCCGGGCGTGCTGCGCGGAAGGATGTCGAAGGCCAGCTCCTCGGTGACGACGTCCTGCTCGGTGAGCAGGTGCTGCTCGTTGAGCGCGGGCACGGCGGTGCTGGGCGCGGAGGCGTGGGACATGTACGCCTGCTTCTCGTCCTCGGTGAACGGGTAGAGGAACAGGAGCGAGGAGTGCCAGGACTGGGTGATGGGAATCACGTCCAGTTCCTGCTGGGTCATCGCGAAGTTGTTGGGCAGGAAGTTCCGGCCCTCGTAGTCGCCGGGCTTCACCTTCTCGCTCGCGGGCACGACGCGGCACTGCTGAACCAACGTCTTGAAGCGGTGATTCAGGTGGTCACCCATGGAGCCCTGCACGTAGGTGACCTTCCGGAAGTGCTTGTCCATGAACCCACAGCCGCTGGCGCTCAGCGCACCCAGCAGGCCTACAGCCGCGACGTAGCCTCTCAAGGGGACCTCCGATCGAGATGTTCCTCGCGTCTCACTGAAACACACCCCCCTCGTTTCCCCCAAGGCTGACACTCCGGGGCGGCGCGCTGCTGGGTTGTGCCTTGGACGTTCCCGCATACACTGCCGCCGTGCAGACCCCCGGCCATGCGGTCCTCAACCTCGCGCTCCTGAGCGGCGGGGCCTCCTCCGCGCTCGTGCTGCCCATCGTCGCGGGCGCCGTGGCGCCGGACGTGCCCATCGTGGTGCTCTACCTGCGCGAGAAGTACCTCCGGGGCCTGCCCGACGAGCGCATCTGGAGCGAGAGCTACCAGCGCCCCTTCTGGCTCAACCTGATCCACGGCGCCCACTCCATTCCCCTCACCCTCCTGGGCGCGCTCGCCTGCTGGGCGCTGGGCGTTCCCGCGCTGGCCGCCTTCTTCGCCAGCGCGCTGCTGCACGCGCTGGGCGACTTGCCCGTCCATGCCCAGGATGCGCACCGCCACTTCCTTCCCTTCAGCCACTACCGCTTCATCAGCCCGCTGTCCTACTGGGATGTGCGCCACCACGCCCGCATCGTGGCCCTCGTCGAGGCGCTCCTGGTCATCGGGGCCGCCGCGGTGCTGGGGGCCAGGGCCTCGGGGGTGAGCCGGGGGGTGCTCGCCGCCGTGGCGGTCTGGTACCTGGTCACCTATTGGAAGAACTTCCTGAGATGACGCCGCTTCTGGCCACCTTCGCCGGGCGCTGGGTGGAGCTGGCCGCGGCGGGCGCCGCCCTGGCCGTGCTGGTGAAGGCGGTGAAGTACCGGGACTTCACCGGCACCGCCGCGCTGGGACGCGATGACCTGGGCTGGGTGGCGCTGCTGGGCTTGGGGCTCTCGGGGCTGGCGCTGCTCGGCCCGGTGGGGCTCGTGCTCGGGGCACTGGCCGGCACGCTGCTGCTCGCCGCGCTCTGGCTGGATGCGGTGCTCTTCCGCATCTTCACCATCGAGCTGGGGCCGGGCGGGGTCGACAGCGTCA
Coding sequences within:
- a CDS encoding 5'-3' exonuclease, whose protein sequence is MRLHLVDGTYELFRAHFSPRPGHEAPDGQDVKATVGLMSSLLALLHDKAEAVTHLAVAFDNPIRSFRNALFAGYKSEEGVPPELLAQFDLAEEAVRALGVTAWSMKDHEADDALATAAARWADQVEQVRLLTPDKDLGQCVRGQRVVQVDRRQEKELDAEGVRAKLGVPPASVPDLLALVGDDADGIPGLPGFGGKGAAALLTAYGHLEAIPAEAADWSVRPRGADRLAATLREHREEALLYRRLATLVTDAPLKESLGALAWKGVPRAPFEAMCDRLGLTTLKARPKRWAEAGGI
- a CDS encoding DUF4398 domain-containing protein — its product is MRNTLLAAVLALGASACATAQVKSEAPTARLAESTATVRAAREAGAAVVPEAATYLGFAQQQVLQAEALMARGEHEAADLQLRQAVADARLAFALAQAVPLENEARQLAEQAERLRRGLR
- a CDS encoding OmpA/MotB family protein, which translates into the protein MRRWKRWVWGCAGAAGLMSGCMAHGPPPRELVDARTAYQRVSVNPTVRQQSAEPLTEAYHALLAAEREYDRSKDSAKTRSLAYVALRKAQLAETQASIAVAQHQRSVAAQALRQTQEAQRRQSQAQLDAAQQQLLEARRLRDEAAQLAEARRLQSQTAQLQQEAQRRQEEMDRLAQAQRQQTEAGAQAQRLAQVEQELEAERRARAEAEARANQEREARAQAEAQAATALEGLARQGQVKVSEDARGTVLTLSGSVLFASGATDLLPSARDRLVEVAEALKPTGNTLTIEGHTDAQGSDSTNEMLSLRRAERVRDFLVTQGVPAGRVEVRGMGEYRPVASNGTAEGRANNRRVEIILQRNEPTGIGGSGRGSPR
- a CDS encoding GNAT family N-acetyltransferase, producing the protein MGTNRLVLEGPRGFSRSGPAHEFGPVVLDTERLRLVMLPPDAAGRVLAYHQVNEKHLGPVSPARPPTFFTLMYWRTRLAQDREDFRNDLALRLYLLPKDAPESSAPVVGTVSFTSIRRGPLQNCELGYGLDFRYEGKGLMTEALRAACAYAFAGLGLHRIQATHLPENLRSAAVLRRLGFAVDGYARDYLLINGRWRDHILTSLVAPPPTSPEP
- a CDS encoding DUF1338 domain-containing protein, encoding MSPDASRLLELLWNRYAAEVPFARTFVTLSGGSFRNDHVAFRSLARPGGGIARLEAVFARLGWKRAGEYTFPETHLAALYMAHPEGLPRVFLSELKAEELSPRARELLATLPEDPPPPTDVEALAGWFGAPPPPREAALLELEKESQYGAWLLAFGRKVNHFTGSVDDVEAWQQRMREAGVPMKADIEGERGGVLRQTATHAAPLDVALEEGGVRAWPYAYFEIAQRAAGFDGFLGPQARALFEMTQRAR
- a CDS encoding TetR/AcrR family transcriptional regulator, whose translation is MTPVGRKPDDGERYRFILETAARLICERSYEGTSMQEIAAACRMTKAGLYHHIQNKEQLLFAIMNYGMDLFEEQVLAKVRDIADPVERLRSCMRRNIELVTQGVSKEVIIILHEHATLTGEAREYIDGRKKRYVRFIEDAFAEAVKAGRFRPMDPTIVAFSFLGMVLWVYKWFKPDGRMTEQQISDGMVDLFFAGLAPAGAAAPGLSLVPPSAPKEEAS
- a CDS encoding CoA transferase subunit A: MKSHGWRPLAEAVASIPDGAWLAPGGFMLGRAPMALVLELIAQKRRGLRVLSLPNPLPAEFLVAGGCLAHVELPFGALNLEGRVRPMPCLKRAIEQNRLSWREHDGYRVVQRLRAAAMGLPFLPAPDTDVSALASAEPPRLVVDPFTGQSLPVEQAFYPDVALVHAQAADERGNLFIEDPTTDLLVAGAARRVIATAETRVPKLSRVTVPGFQVESVSLAPRGALPTGCLGLYPHDDAALARYLELAEAGREAEFLDGLLAARRAA
- a CDS encoding CoA-transferase subunit beta — encoded protein: MSTPVEATPAETVVALLAREIEDGAVVATGVASPLAILAIAVARATHAPRLTYLACVGSLDPDLPTLLPSSEDLGYLLGRSAEVTIADLFDHSRRGRVDTVFFGAAEVDARGRTNMTAAGSLERPRVKFPGVAGAATLRQWVRRPVLIVPRQSRRNLVPEVQVATTQDPRRPVRLISDLGVFELGAEGARLHARHAWATPAGISERTGFSFSVASPLPVTPPPDARTLEAIRTIDSHGFRDQLVGA
- a CDS encoding alcohol dehydrogenase catalytic domain-containing protein; translated protein: MKAVVLREFGAASNLRMESVPMPRPGRGELLVRVRACGVCYHDVINRRGNLPRTHVPAILGHEAAGEVVEVGPDTPGWKVGDRVATLQRMSCGDCALCRTGRNSLCRKDNRFFGEELPGGYAQYLVAPVLGVGRVPENMPWEVAATACCTTGTAVHTVRTRGRVQPGETVLITGASGGVGLSAVQLCKADGARVIAVTSGEAKAQALHEAGAAEVIISRGLDFAAEVRKRTGGEGVNMAVEIVGSATFDQTLKSLAPGGRLVVVGNLESGVVNLNPGLVIVKELEIIGAYATTSAELDDALKLTAAGTVRPFVSEAVPLADAGRAHFRLENREIAGRLVLIPPDLQ
- a CDS encoding hydroxymethylglutaryl-CoA synthase family protein, which gives rise to MKKQVGIEALAIAVPRRYVDIEELARARGVDPAKYTAGLGAKEMAVADPGEDAVALAASAAARLMRTHAVDPAKLGMLVVGTETGVDHSKPVASHVQGLLKLPSSMRVYDSQHACYGGTAGLMAAVEWIASGAAAGRSAMVICSDIARYGLNTPGEPTQGGGAVALLVSEQPDLLAVDVGLNGACSMDVYDFWRPIGRREAVVDGHYSIKCYTDALSGAYRNWRERALAHEVVRWGATMPGEQLARILYHVPFCKMARKAHTQLRLCDIEDAPNAPASTPEGREELAKSSASYNAQVASSLDLNARVGNVYTASLYLALAGLLNTEGAALAGQRVGLLSYGSGCASEFYSGVVGDKAAKRMATTNVEAVMAKRERVSVAEYERIMNLSYENPEPLPPQAGEFRLSEIRDHKRLYTQGPA